A region from the Ignavibacteria bacterium genome encodes:
- a CDS encoding DUF433 domain-containing protein, whose protein sequence is MSRNQVYTLISSDPEIMHGKPCVKGTRIPVALVVSMLADGMSEEEILKDYPSLKRRSIKAALKYASMMCEYETARI, encoded by the coding sequence ATGAGTAGAAACCAAGTTTATACATTGATATCTTCCGACCCGGAAATAATGCACGGAAAACCTTGCGTAAAAGGTACACGTATTCCCGTTGCGTTGGTTGTTTCAATGCTTGCTGACGGAATGAGTGAAGAAGAAATTTTGAAAGATTATCCTTCGCTGAAACGCCGCTCGATAAAAGCCGCATTAAAATACGCTTCGATGATGTGCGAGTATGAAACTGCAAGAATATGA